From Companilactobacillus heilongjiangensis, one genomic window encodes:
- a CDS encoding L,D-transpeptidase, producing the protein MLKNKKIITAVIAIVGVLAIALVAFAINANDTHSVEAEPKTTKVSKKAKAKAAKKAAAKKKDLDEWKHPSESKAYPDLNKYKDAYIEVSIAKQRVYIKNDNDVLYTMKAATGSKDSPTPKGNFQIQNRGDHFYNAESKEGANYWTSFKDWGVYLFHSVPTDEKGKYVESEAHKLGKPSSHGCVRLTIPDAKWINSTVPDGMKVIVK; encoded by the coding sequence ATGCTTAAAAATAAAAAGATTATAACGGCAGTCATTGCCATTGTTGGAGTATTAGCGATTGCTCTTGTTGCTTTTGCCATAAATGCTAATGATACACACTCAGTTGAGGCTGAACCTAAGACAACTAAAGTTTCTAAGAAGGCTAAAGCTAAAGCCGCCAAAAAAGCTGCAGCTAAAAAGAAAGATTTGGATGAATGGAAGCATCCCTCTGAATCGAAAGCCTATCCAGATCTGAATAAATATAAGGATGCTTATATCGAAGTATCAATTGCCAAACAAAGAGTTTATATTAAAAATGATAATGATGTTCTTTACACTATGAAAGCCGCTACTGGTAGTAAGGATTCACCAACTCCAAAGGGGAATTTCCAAATTCAAAATCGTGGCGATCACTTCTACAATGCTGAATCTAAGGAAGGCGCCAACTATTGGACTTCTTTCAAGGATTGGGGCGTTTATTTGTTCCATTCTGTACCAACTGATGAAAAGGGAAAGTACGTTGAAAGTGAAGCTCACAAATTGGGGAAACCTTCAAGTCATGGCTGTGTCAGATTAACGATTCCTGATGCTAAGTGGATCAATTCGACTGTTCCTGACGGGATGAAAGTCATTGTTAAATAA
- a CDS encoding GH92 family glycosyl hydrolase: MQVSQIDTRQGTNNTADFSHGNTLPYTGVPFGMNYFVPQTTFEDTSWYFSPTSHQFAGIKITHQPSPWIGDFSAFTLTGATGRIDISSKSFDQVGSYRPDEAIFNPHQISIYDQRYEVRTQVAPTEYGAIFKYSFDRSEPKVIVHIPKKGQFKLNANQDELDLLVQNFDAHFNDDFKFYAKLKFDKKIQSTVTLHQTNPDYDWMILSFEDTDEINVRLATSFISFEQADVALTRLNNSTFENVKQLAQDGWQHYLDLVDVTDRNRTKVSTFYHCLYRVFLFPQKCYEIDENNDPIHYDLYNNQVKPGYLYMNNGFWDTSKSVYPLFSLLAKDEYHQMLLGFYNSFLESGYLPKWLAPEERGMMPGTLIDAVIADASVKGILTPDEMQQFLDAMLKGANVESSDERLGRVGMGDFNSYGYLPFDKYKESVNQTLDYTFSDFCISQVAKLVGNDELAAKYEKSALNYQNIFDPETGLMRPKDSEGEFKPDFDSISWGDDYTEGSSWQNSFAVYHDVNGLKELYSEDLTFEQTLIKLANQKPSFNVGGYGFQIHEMTEMSAIDFGQIAISNQPSFHLPYLFAYTDHPEYTQLLVKQLSNQFNDSIDGYPGDEDNGSMSAWYVFACLGFYPVCPGTDEYVFGISQFDKIVLNLQDNKKFTIRSKRNYPQNQFVESRLLNGKKLSQRFIKQDQLTSGGELVSNLCLLPADANNEELPFSLSNN, from the coding sequence ATGCAAGTTTCACAAATCGACACTCGACAAGGTACTAACAACACTGCTGATTTTTCACATGGGAATACTCTGCCATACACTGGTGTTCCTTTCGGAATGAATTATTTTGTTCCACAAACTACTTTTGAAGATACATCTTGGTACTTCTCGCCGACTTCCCATCAATTTGCCGGTATTAAAATCACCCACCAACCCAGTCCATGGATTGGCGATTTTTCTGCCTTCACATTGACTGGCGCTACTGGAAGAATTGATATTAGTAGTAAATCTTTTGATCAAGTGGGTTCCTATCGACCTGACGAGGCAATTTTTAATCCTCACCAGATTTCCATCTATGATCAGAGATACGAAGTCCGTACACAAGTTGCCCCCACTGAATATGGAGCTATTTTCAAGTACAGCTTTGACCGCAGTGAACCTAAGGTTATCGTTCATATTCCTAAAAAAGGTCAATTCAAATTAAACGCCAATCAAGATGAATTAGATTTACTTGTGCAAAACTTTGACGCTCACTTTAACGATGATTTTAAATTTTATGCTAAATTGAAATTTGATAAAAAGATTCAATCAACTGTCACGTTGCATCAGACGAACCCCGATTACGATTGGATGATTCTTTCTTTTGAGGATACTGATGAAATCAATGTCCGTTTGGCAACTTCATTTATCAGTTTTGAACAAGCTGATGTTGCTCTAACTCGTTTAAATAATTCCACTTTTGAAAATGTTAAACAGCTTGCTCAAGATGGCTGGCAACACTACTTAGACTTGGTTGACGTGACTGACAGAAATCGTACTAAAGTGTCGACTTTCTATCATTGTTTATACCGTGTTTTCCTCTTTCCACAAAAATGTTATGAGATTGACGAAAATAACGATCCGATCCACTATGATCTATACAATAATCAAGTAAAACCAGGCTATTTATACATGAATAATGGTTTCTGGGACACAAGTAAGAGTGTTTACCCACTATTCTCATTACTGGCTAAGGATGAGTACCATCAAATGCTTCTAGGATTCTACAACAGCTTCTTAGAGAGCGGTTATCTGCCAAAGTGGCTTGCTCCCGAGGAACGTGGAATGATGCCTGGTACCTTGATTGATGCCGTTATCGCTGATGCTTCCGTTAAAGGAATTTTGACACCGGACGAAATGCAACAGTTCTTAGACGCCATGCTCAAAGGTGCCAATGTTGAAAGCTCTGATGAACGCTTAGGTCGAGTCGGTATGGGCGACTTCAATTCCTACGGTTACCTCCCATTTGATAAATACAAGGAATCAGTTAATCAAACGCTCGATTATACTTTCAGTGATTTTTGTATTTCACAAGTAGCCAAACTAGTTGGCAATGATGAACTGGCGGCCAAATATGAAAAGTCCGCTTTAAACTATCAAAATATTTTTGACCCTGAAACCGGCTTGATGCGTCCTAAGGATTCAGAAGGTGAATTTAAACCTGATTTCGATTCTATCAGTTGGGGCGATGACTACACTGAAGGCAGCTCATGGCAAAACAGTTTTGCCGTCTATCACGATGTTAATGGCCTCAAGGAGCTTTACAGTGAAGATTTAACTTTTGAGCAGACGTTAATTAAATTAGCTAACCAAAAACCAAGTTTCAATGTTGGTGGCTATGGGTTTCAAATTCACGAAATGACTGAAATGTCAGCAATCGACTTTGGTCAAATCGCCATTTCCAACCAGCCAAGTTTCCACCTGCCCTATCTATTCGCCTACACTGACCACCCTGAATACACGCAATTATTAGTCAAACAGTTATCAAACCAATTCAACGATTCAATCGACGGCTACCCTGGAGACGAAGATAACGGCTCAATGTCAGCTTGGTATGTCTTCGCATGCCTCGGCTTCTACCCTGTTTGTCCAGGAACAGACGAATACGTTTTTGGTATTTCGCAATTCGATAAAATCGTCCTAAATCTTCAAGACAACAAGAAATTCACTATCAGATCAAAACGTAACTATCCTCAAAATCAATTCGTTGAATCACGTCTTTTGAATGGCAAAAAATTATCGCAACGTTTTATCAAGCAAGACCAACTGACATCAGGCGGTGAACTCGTTTCAAACTTATGTTTATTACCCGCAGATGCTAATAACGAAGAGTTACCATTCTCATTAAGCAACAACTAA
- a CDS encoding GntR family transcriptional regulator: MEPKYKLIYQSLKDDIINKKYSIGDKLPSEIQLAADYKVSRITSKRALTELENDGLVTRQAGVGTIVQKDALETIQKKEIIFVIPFANNNEFGDYTNGLLQVLGDKYQLTTITNEVFRKLPMDRVKSAEGVIYYIETLDKEIETITNLYLHNVPIVILDKFFEDLPIPAVTSDNFNGGFLATKELLKNKHRNISYLMVTPKLSEASVRSRFFGYLSALNEKQTVPSVLKINLEQDDDLTDLVQQIKTNNITALVIENDVVAIKIMNELRDFDIKIPQDLSIVGFDNIQASKLSYPALTTIDQNFVSLGQHSAKILLKIINDPAYIAPERTVIPVTLIKRQSIQKLGD, from the coding sequence ATGGAACCGAAATATAAGCTGATATATCAAAGTTTAAAAGACGACATAATTAATAAAAAATATTCAATTGGAGATAAACTCCCAAGTGAAATTCAACTAGCTGCTGACTATAAAGTTAGTCGAATCACATCTAAGCGTGCTTTAACCGAATTGGAAAACGATGGTTTGGTCACACGCCAAGCCGGAGTTGGGACAATTGTTCAAAAAGACGCATTAGAAACAATACAAAAAAAAGAGATTATTTTCGTAATCCCTTTTGCTAACAATAATGAATTTGGTGATTATACCAATGGCTTGTTGCAAGTCCTAGGTGATAAATATCAATTAACTACTATCACAAATGAAGTCTTTCGAAAATTACCGATGGATCGGGTAAAATCTGCCGAAGGGGTCATTTATTACATCGAAACACTCGATAAAGAGATTGAAACTATCACCAATTTATATCTCCACAACGTGCCAATTGTCATTTTGGATAAGTTCTTCGAAGACCTACCCATTCCCGCCGTAACTTCGGATAACTTTAATGGTGGCTTCTTGGCCACTAAAGAATTGTTGAAAAATAAACATCGAAACATTTCATACCTAATGGTCACGCCCAAGTTGAGCGAGGCATCTGTCAGGTCACGTTTCTTCGGCTACCTTTCAGCATTAAACGAAAAACAGACTGTTCCTTCAGTTTTGAAAATTAATCTTGAACAGGATGACGACTTAACCGACTTGGTCCAGCAGATTAAAACCAACAATATCACTGCATTAGTCATCGAAAATGACGTTGTGGCTATTAAAATCATGAACGAATTACGTGATTTCGATATTAAAATACCGCAAGACCTTTCCATAGTTGGTTTCGATAATATTCAAGCATCAAAACTGAGCTATCCTGCGCTAACCACAATTGACCAAAACTTCGTTTCGTTAGGTCAACATTCGGCTAAGATTTTACTAAAAATCATCAACGACCCCGCCTACATTGCTCCAGAACGAACAGTTATCCCCGTCACTTTAATCAAACGTCAATCAATTCAAAAGCTAGGAGACTAA
- a CDS encoding glycoside hydrolase family 125 protein has translation MTKQIISPDIKQFMSQVTEKAGAEHADWAKVFNVTYANTLETTVKKIADDDKFILTGDIPAMWQRDSTCQVRPYLVMAQQIPEVSDFIRGVVKRQFFNMNHDPYANAFNSEPNNAGHQKDHTEMTPWIWERKFEIDSLCFPVQLAYLLFKNTGRIDHFDADFVSGIKKMLNVFEIEQHHMTKSEYRFERDDDRPEDTLTHNGLGSPVKETGMIWSAFRPSDDACVYGYLVPANMFAVLVLDYVQEIFSSVLDDAKIVDRAKKLQSEIRSGIEEYGTTTNAAGERIYAYETDGLGNFLIMDDGNVPNLLSAPYLHYVDLDDSTYVNTRKTILSPENPYYYAGKYGKGLGSPHTPKNYIWHIALAIQGLTSNDQAEKARLLENMVQTTAGTNMMHEGFNVDNPKEYTREWFSWANMMYCELFLNYFDYKIKE, from the coding sequence TTGACAAAACAAATAATTTCACCAGATATTAAACAATTCATGTCACAAGTCACTGAAAAGGCCGGTGCAGAGCATGCTGACTGGGCCAAGGTCTTCAATGTTACCTATGCCAATACACTTGAAACAACGGTTAAAAAGATTGCGGATGATGATAAATTCATTTTGACAGGCGATATTCCAGCAATGTGGCAACGCGATTCGACTTGCCAAGTTCGACCATATTTAGTAATGGCGCAACAAATTCCGGAAGTATCTGATTTTATTCGTGGCGTCGTTAAACGTCAATTCTTCAATATGAATCATGATCCGTATGCTAATGCATTCAACAGTGAACCCAACAATGCTGGTCACCAAAAGGATCACACTGAGATGACACCTTGGATTTGGGAACGTAAATTTGAAATTGATTCACTCTGTTTTCCAGTTCAATTGGCATATTTATTATTCAAAAATACTGGTCGAATCGATCATTTCGACGCTGATTTTGTCAGTGGTATCAAAAAAATGCTAAACGTCTTTGAAATTGAACAGCATCATATGACTAAGTCAGAGTACCGCTTTGAAAGAGATGATGACCGTCCCGAAGATACGCTGACTCACAATGGTTTAGGTTCACCAGTTAAGGAAACAGGGATGATTTGGTCAGCCTTTCGTCCGAGCGATGATGCTTGTGTTTACGGATATTTAGTTCCAGCCAATATGTTTGCCGTTTTGGTTTTGGACTATGTGCAAGAAATTTTCAGCAGTGTGTTGGATGATGCCAAAATTGTCGACCGCGCTAAAAAACTACAGTCAGAAATTCGTTCAGGAATTGAAGAATACGGTACGACTACTAATGCGGCGGGCGAAAGAATTTATGCCTATGAAACAGATGGCTTAGGAAACTTTTTAATTATGGATGATGGAAATGTCCCTAATCTATTGAGTGCTCCATATTTACATTATGTAGACTTGGACGATTCCACTTATGTAAATACCAGAAAAACTATTTTAAGTCCAGAAAATCCTTATTATTATGCTGGAAAATATGGCAAAGGGTTGGGCAGTCCGCACACACCTAAGAATTATATTTGGCATATTGCTTTAGCAATTCAAGGTTTAACATCCAATGACCAAGCAGAAAAAGCTCGTTTGTTGGAAAATATGGTTCAAACAACTGCTGGAACCAACATGATGCACGAAGGATTCAACGTTGATAATCCAAAAGAATATACGCGTGAATGGTTCTCTTGGGCCAATATGATGTATTGCGAACTATTCTTAAACTATTTCGACTACAAAATTAAGGAATAA